In Acidobacteriota bacterium, the sequence CTCCGACCAGTTGAAGTCGTTACCGAGCGTACTGAGCTCATCGGCGGCGTACTTGTTGTAGGTCTTCTCGTCGTCGCGGTTCTCCACATTGGTCCAGTGATACTTGGCGAGATCGGTCTCCAGATTCATCAGCATCGCCGCCGCACTGGCCGGATCGTCGAAACCGGCGAGCTCGAACATCTTCTCGATGTGCTCCACGTAGGCTTGGCGCAGCTCGACCGAACGCTCGTCTTCCTTGAAGTAGTAGTCGCGATCCGGCAGACCGAGCCCCGATTGCCACACATAGGTGACGTATCGGGTTGAGTCCTTGGCGTCGACCCAGAAATAGACCGTGAACGGTCCACCGCCGCCGATGATCGCGCTGCGGGCGAAATACGCCGACAGTTCGTCCTTGTCGGCGATCGCGTCGATGCGCGCCAGTTCCTCGTCGAGCGCAAGCATCCCCAGTTCCTCGAGGCGCTCGGTATCCATGTAGGAGTTGTAGAGGTCGGCGACCTTCTGCTCGTCGGAGCCGGGCTCGAGATCGTCGCGCGACGCGACCTCCTCGATGATTGCCCTGACGTCTTCGCGGGCCTTGTCGCGCAAATCTATGAAAACGCCCGTGCTGGTTCGGTCGGCCGGGATCTCCGTCGTCTCCAGCCAGGTCCCGTTGACGTATCTGAAGAAATCATCCTGCGGCCGGACCGAGGTGTCCATGTTCGCCAGTTCGATACCGCTGGTAAGAGGTACCTCCGGCCCCTGTCCACACGATACGACGGCGAGCAACAGAATCGCTGCGCTCAGCATTCTCTTCATCCCTTGCCTCCCTCTCGATGATGATTCGCGTATTTCGCGATCGAAAACCGCAACCTCGCGACGTACACGGACTCTACCGCCCGTCCGACAAACGCACAGTTGATTATTCGCAGAAACACGGCATAGGTTTCAAACGTTCGAACGTTCAACGTTTAACGTTTAAATGACCGAACGAGATCCTGTCCCCTCAGCCCTACCGCGAGACATCGTCCGGTTTCCGTCCCACCCGTCCGAGAGGTCCGAATCCGGCCAGTCCGGCGCCCAGCAATGGCAGCAGCAGAGGCACCCAGCGCAGGCCCAGCCAGCCGCTGCCGCCGATGCCGTCGAGGGCCAGCATCGCGAGCCCTGCGCAGGCAACCGCACAACCCACCAGCTGCAGCCCGGCTGGCGCAGGCGACATGGATGCTTCCGCCGACGGGCGTTCGAATCGGCCGAAAACGAGCAGAAACGGGAGCGTCACAAGTGCGTAGACGAGCAACCACAGCGGACGCGTCAACCACCATCCCGGACTGTTCGGCTGTTGCACGAGCAGGCCGGGCACCTGCCAGAAGGCGAGGCCGACCAGCAGCATCATCACCGTCGAGTGCCACAGGAAGAGGGTCATGATCATGCCGTTGATCAGTATGGTGGCCGCCCACGGGACCCGATTTGCGAGCCACCTCCTGGTCGGCTTCTCGAGCGTCAGTGCGAGGCCGATCTGGGCCGCTCCCAGGGCCAGCAGCGGAAGCTTGGGCGGCAGCGTATTGCTGATCTCGTCGCTCGGGACGCCCACCAGACTGAGGGGGTACGGTCCGAAATGCGTGAGCCCGACGAGGGCGAGGAGGCCGACCGCGAACAGCGACAAACCGACCGTCGGGCCCTCGAGTCGGCGATCGTGCCAGGCGTAGCCCGCCTGGTGCACCGTGAGCCAGACGAACGGGTAGTTCAGCCATCCGAGGATGCGGAGCTCTCCCGCAAAGAAGGCGAAATCGACCAGGGCCGCTGCCCCGGCCGGCACCGCCACCGAGAGGTATCCCCAACGTTTCCATGCCGCGTGGCTGATGGGTACCAGGGCCACC encodes:
- a CDS encoding acyltransferase, whose amino-acid sequence is RLIGPVLPLVVAWGVMVAVAHSNGVGPEMIRIGSKVALVPVWFLAVYILVVALVPISHAAWKRWGYLSVAVPAGAAALVDFAFFAGELRILGWLNYPFVWLTVHQAGYAWHDRRLEGPTVGLSLFAVGLLALVGLTHFGPYPLSLVGVPSDEISNTLPPKLPLLALGAAQIGLALTLEKPTRRWLANRVPWAATILINGMIMTLFLWHSTVMMLLVGLAFWQVPGLLVQQPNSPGWWLTRPLWLLVYALVTLPFLLVFGRFERPSAEASMSPAPAGLQLVGCAVACAGLAMLALDGIGGSGWLGLRWVPLLLPLLGAGLAGFGPLGRVGRKPDDVSR